Genomic DNA from Bacteroidota bacterium:
AGGTCAACGGCGCTGAATTCGCCTATGCCGCTGCCCTGGATCATGCGGGGCATCACGCTTGCCGCAAACACAGCCTCATCCGGAGCCAGCGAGATGCCGCCGGGCAGAAAGGCATTGATCAGGATTTCGTCGTTTTTAAAGTCGGTGGGCTTTACAACAAGCCTGATGTTGTTGTTCAGCACATATTCGCGCACCCCCTGGCCTTTGTCTTCAGCCTGCGGCATAACCGCCAGAGGCTCAGGCTTGTTACTCATCAGAGGCGCATCGGTAAATGTATCTTCATAAGGTTCCACCCCGAGCTTCCTGGCCTCCTGGATGAGTTCCAATACGCGTGTTTCGTCGGGCACCGGGAGATCGTCGCGCTGGGGTGCGGTGAGCACGGCCACCATGTTATGTTCGGTAATCCATGCCGGGGCAAGGGCGTTCATATCCTGCAGGGTGATTGTAGGCGGCAATTCGCGGATCATCTGGAGTTCGAGCTCAGGTCCAGGCACCGGCGACCGCTGGAGGAAGTGTGCGGTGTAGGCCATGACCAGCGATGCCGAGTTGGTTTTGTCGCGCTCGCCGGAAGCGGCGTTCGGCCGAGGCAAGGGAGTTCGGTTTTCTGACGTTCGAGTTCGCCGAGGGTAAATCCATGGCGACGCACCCGCTCGTTTTCCATCACCAGGCGCGTGATGGCATCTTCGATGCGGTTTTCCTTGATGGCTGCAAACGAGGTAGGTGCGTTGATGGCCCGCCCCATAAAGCCCCCGTAAAACGATGAAGCGGTGATAAAGGGAGATTCGGGTTTCTGGTTGAGTTCAGCAAAGCGGGCAGCCATCATGCTGCTGTAGAGGCGCTGCATCAGCACTTCGCGGTAATCGGCCCAGGTGTGCACAGTTTTGCGGGATGCTTGTACATCAGCCTGAAAACGCTGCTGGTAGCCTCGGGATCGGTGGCCATCGCTACCAGGGGTTCGATGTTGTCGGGCACCCCGAACACCGTGCGTTCGCGTTGCCTTTTGGGGTTTTGAGGTGGCCAAAGTGTTTTTTTGATTTTGGCTTCTGCGTAGGCCGGATCAATATCGCCCACCACGACCACGGCCTGAAGGTTCGGACGGTACCAGTCGCGGTAGAAACGCCTCAGGGTTTCGTGGCTGGCTGTGTCGATCCTCCCAGTGTACCGATCGGAAGGCGGTCGGCATATCGTGAGCAGTTGAAGATGACCGGGAA
This window encodes:
- a CDS encoding insulinase family protein; amino-acid sequence: MPARFLEDDDQQGLAHFVEHMAFNGTRRFSKNALVNFLERSGVRFGPDLNAYTSFDETVYMLQMPTDRPGLVDSAFMVLEEWAAWSHGRGGDRQRAWCDSRRVAPGPGCRRPHAEKILPGHLQLLTICRPPSDRYTGRIDTASHETLRRFYRDWYRPNLQAVVVVGDIDPAYAEAKIKKTLWPPQNPKRQRERTVFGVPDNIEPLVAMATDPEATSSVFRLMYKHPAKLCTPGPITAKC